A region from the Chrysoperla carnea chromosome 4, inChrCarn1.1, whole genome shotgun sequence genome encodes:
- the LOC123298773 gene encoding zinc finger MYM-type protein 3-like: MEDNQATTPPNIGNGNNSMEVDENVIRDPMDFEVQIITPINETPASTDARNENLFSTSNENYEAIPVEINPLQITEIAPAENNSIAPKAPSNKNFTLPYRTTGCNTVYQPLIYIQMCNDCTQKITDKSKHLSWECLNFCNEDCLANYQRKIGKLCANCNSIVTLASLGKYCVRFGSDIRQFCQSKCLDAFKKNHKICYYCQTFIIGEQTTDATMIDDQNQFKDFCTQQCMEKYYKMNGEKSTSTALCDVCNNEKLVRIEIEVDNQIFQLCSEPCFVAFKFANNVVTEQCTMCRKYYEQLNTLKYTLFLPDQQIVNFCSKTCQNIYIITNRKIVACDWCKVKKYNFDMIQKQSDGNQKLTVCSFNCLALCKLSMTSLPTTNSNVANVSGSQAQIAKSHAQVSNTLTQHAEASCTHAPFYNTRARLEQNHHQTKSRGTSPIPIVEVPKYIRQIIIKPPPVVEIKNKSTMCKPNTHTKGVSFKPLVNHKETQTEKEQKSVIIPVPVPIYVPMPAVSVGIPFPIPVPFPLPIPVPIFIPTTRNSAQGILKEIQKIQVRLPSDPFEAELLMMAEMVADDKRVQTDSENEEEETLTPLPVIGDDILQMAFNMTTNESVEEPHEVIDLEGALITNTITVSEETEPPPPRPSEKSLGKRPTKSKKDMTTMEIPLPNNTPQDYDTINDGTICDTHMWLKYTFGVNAWKQWYQMKQNDLEKQSSTNQKFLAGRYVHKMKSDPLHLSADELNYSLSSFIKEIRKPNNTQYAPDTIYYLCLGIQYYLYKHNRCDNIFTDIFYEKFTECLNEIAKMFSVLYNDSHYIVTRVEEEHLWECKQLGAHSPHVLLNTLVYFNTKYFNLVTVEDHMQLSFSHIMKHWKRNHSNISAKNSGRDTTASSLSRNVLLRYYPPKNSSSKSVKKVYEQEENERNPLRCPVKLYEFYLSKCPESVKTRNDMFYLSPERSCLPDSPVWYSTLPLDRHALEKMLYRVKMVKEINIAILRA, from the exons ATGGAAGACAATCAAGCCACTACGCCTCCAAATATTGGTAACGGTAACAATTCAATGGAAGTTGATGAAAACGTGATTAGAGATCCGATGGATTTTGAAGTTCAGATAATAACACCAATTAATGAAACTCCGGCTTCTACCGATGCTCGTAATGAAAATCTGTTTTCAACCTCaa ATGAGAATTATGAAGCAATACCCGTTGAGATTAATCCATTACAAATAACAGAAATTGCACCAGCTGAAAACAATTCAATAGCACCAAAAGCACCATCAAACAAAAACTTTACATTACCTTATCGTACTACAGGCTGTAATACTGTATATCAACCACTGATTTACATCCAAATGTGTAATGATTGCACGCAAAAGATCACTGATAAATCGAAGCATTTATCATGggaatgtttaaatttttgtaatgaagATTGTTTAGCAAATTATCAACGAAAAATTggcaaattatgtgcaaattgtaaTTCAATAGTAACACTTGCAAGTCtag GTAAATATTGTGTACGTTTTGGCTCAGATATACGACAATTTTGTCAAAGTAAATGTTTAGAtgcgtttaaaaaaaaccataaaatatgcTATTATTGTCAAACATTTATTATTGGAGAACAAACGACTGATGCAACCATGATCGAtgatcaaaatcaatttaaagatttttgtacaCAACAGTGtatggaaaaatattataaaatgaacgGAGAGAAATCAACAAGCACTGCATTGTGTGATGTTTGTAACAATGAGAAACTTGTACGTATTGAAATTGAAGttgataatcaaatttttcaattatgtagTGAACCATGTTTTGTTGCATTTAAATTTGCTAATAATGTTGTTACTGAACAATGTACAATGTGTCGAAAATACTATGAACAGCTTAATACATTGAAATACACGCTATTTTTACCTGATCAACAAATAGTGAATTTTTGTAGTAAAAcatgtcaaaatatttatataattacaaatCGTAAAATTGTCGCTTGTGATTGGTgtaaagtgaaaaaatataactttgacATGATACAAAAACAATCTGAtggaaatcaaaaattaactgTATGTTCATTTAATTGTCTTGCTTTATGTAAATTATCAATGACTTCATTGCCGACGACTAATTCTAATGTTGCTAATGTAAGTGGTTCACAAGCTCAAATAGCTAAAAGCCATGCTCAAGTTTCTAATACGCTTACTCAACATGCTGAAGCTTCTTGTACGCATGCTCCATTTTATAATACGCGTGCACGATTAGAACAAAATCACCATCAAACAAAATCCCGGGGAACATCACCAATACCCATCGTAGAAGTACCAAAGTATATTCGACAGATAATTATAAAACCCCCACCAGttgtcgaaataaaaaataaatcaacaatGTGCAAGCCTAATACTCATACCAAGGGAGTTTCATTTAAACCGCTTGTAAATCATAAGGAAACACAAACTGAAAAGGAACAAAAATCAGTAATAATTCCTGTTCCTGTGCCAATTTACGTACCAATGCCAGCTGTTAGTGTTGGTATACCATTTCCAATTCCCGTACCGTTTCCGTTACCTATTCCTGTACCGATATTTATACCAACCACACGTAATTCAGCGCAAGGAATATTAaaggagatacaaaaaattcaagtaaGATTACCCAGCGATCCATTTGAAGCTGAGCTATTAATGATGGCTGAAATGGTTGCAG ATGATAAGAGAGTCCAAACGGATTCCGAAAATGAAGAAGAAGAAACTTTAACTCCATTACCGGTAATTGGTGATGATATATTACAAATGGCATTTAATATGACTACAAATGAATCAGTTGAAGAACCACATGAGGTTATTGATTTAGAAGGTGCTTTAATAACAAACACAATAACAGTAAGTGAAGAAACAGAACCTCCACCACCTCGTCCCTCAGAAAAATCACTTGGAAAACGTCCAACAAAGTCAAAAAAAGATATGACTACAATGGAAATTCCATTACCAAATAATACACCACAAGATTATGATACAATTAATGATGGCACCATATGTGATACACATATGTggttaaaatatacatttggtGTAAATGCATGGAAACAATGGtatcaaatgaaacaaaatgatttagaaaaacaatcatcaacaaatcaaaaatttttagctggtcgttatgttcataaaatgaaaTCCGATCCATTACATTTATCAGCtgatgaattaaattattcattatcatCATTTATCAAAGAAATACGTAAACCAAATAATACACAATATGCACCAGATACAATCTATTATTTATGCTTGGGAATACAATATTATCTATATAAACATAATCGTTGCGATAATATATTTAcggatatattttatgaaaaatttactgAATGTTTAAATGAAATCGCGAAAATGTTTTCAGTATTATACAATGATTCACATTATATTGTTACACGTGTGGAGGAAGAACATTTATGGGAATGTAAACAACTAGGAGCACATTCACCACATGTGCTTTTAAATACACTTGTGTATTTCAacacgaaatattttaatttagtcaCTGTTGAAGATCATATGCAATTATCTTTCTCTCATATTATGAAACATTGGAAACGTAATCATTCAAATATTAGCGCAAAAAATAGTGGTAGAGATACTACAGCATCATCATTATCACGTAATGTATTATTACGTTATTATCCACCGAAAAATTCATCATCGAAATCGGTGAAAAAAGTCTATGAACAAGAGGAGAATGAAAGGAATCCCTTACGGTGTCCGGTGAAAttgtatgaattttatttatccaaATGTCCGGAAAGTGTTAAAACTCGTAatgatatgttttatttatcacCGGAGAGATCCTGTTTACCAGATAGTCCTGTATGGTATTCAACGTTACCACTAGATCGTCATGCGTTAGAAAAAATGTTGTATCGTGTTAAAATGGTTAAGGAAATTAATATTGCAATACTTAgagcttaa